From Desulfobacterales bacterium:
AAGGCGACGGAATTGTAAGAATCGGGCGGGAAACCAAAGGCCGCAAGGGAAAAGGTGTGACCACAATCACCGGTATTCCCCTGCCCCATGACGGGCTTCTGAAACTGGCAAAACAACTCAAACAAAAATGCGGCACCGGCGGTACCGTCAAAGACGGTGTCATTGAAATCCAGGGCGATCACCGGAGCATGCTGATCGAAGAACTGACCCGGCAAGGTTATACTGTCAAACAGTCTGGAGGGTGAAGGCAGAGGTCAAAAGACTCACGACTCTCGACTCTCGCCCCCTCAGCTATATTCCCGGGTCTTGTGGAAGACGATATCCGGGAAAAGTTCCATGGCGTGGGACAGACGCCATTCACTGGTGGCCAGGAAGGCCAGATGCCCTTCCGCGTCCAGGGCCAGGTTGGTCTGGTTCTGGTCTTTGAACTCATCAAGTTTTTTCCTGTCATCACAGGTAATCCAGCGGGCCGTGGCGTAATCCACCACTTCGTAGACTGCATCCACCCCGTATTCGGCCTTCAGCCGTGCCATCGTCACCTCAAACTGCAGCTGCCCTACCGCCCCCAGAATGTAACTGCTGTCGGAAACGGGCCGGAACATCTGCACTGCCCCCTCTTCGGCCATCTGCACCAGCCCCTTGTTGAGCTGTTTTCCTTTGAGCGGATTTTTGAGCAGCACCCGTCGGAAATGCTCGGGCGCGAAATTGGGAATCCCGGTAAATTTAAGGGGTTCCTTATCCGTAAAGGTATCGCCGATCTTGATGGTACCGTGATTATGGATGCCGATAATATCGCCGGGATAGGCCTCTTCCACGTTTTTCCGGTCCTGGGCCATGAAAATGGTGGCATTGGCAAGGGCTATTTCTTTGCCGAGCCGGTGATGAATGACCTTCATGCCGCGGGTGAATTTACCCGAACAGATCCGAAAAAATGCAATCCGGTCCCGATGGGCCGGATTCATATTGGCCTGAATTTTGAAGGTAAAACCTGAAAAGGTTTCTTCCTCCGGAAAAACCAGACGGGTGACCGTAGCACGGGGGCCGGGCGCCGGCGCCAGTTCGACAAAAGAATCCAGCAGCTCCCTGACACCGAAATTATTGATGGCGCTTCCGAAAAACACCGGGGTCTGATTTGCCTTCAAATATTCATTATAATCAAATGGATTGCTTGCCCCTTCGAGCAGTTCGATATCCTCCCGGAGGGTGTTCGCCTGGCGGCCCAGCAATTCGTCCAGAACAGGATCGGAAAGATCGCTGACGACAATGCCGTCCTGCGTCCGGGTATCCTGTCCCGGTGTGAAAAGATGCAACTGGCTCCGATAAATATTGTAAACGCCCTTAAAGCTTTTGCCCATCCCGATGGGCCAGGAAAGCGGCGAGCACTCGATCTGCAGTTTTTCCTCAATGTCCGCAAGGATATCCATCGGATCGGTCCCTTCCCGGTCAAGCTTGTTGATAAAGGTAATAACCGGCGTGTTGCGCATCCGGCACACCTCCATCAGTTTCTCGGTCTGGGCCTCCACGCCCTTGGCGCAGTCGATCACCATTAAAGCGCTGTCCACTGCTGTCAGCACCCGGTATGTATCCTCTGAAAAATCCTGGTGACCGGGTGTATCGAGCAGATTGATATCAAAATCCCGGTAATTGAACTTCATCACCGAGGTCGTGACCGAAATTCCACGCTCCTTTTCAATGGACATCCAGTCGCTGACCGCATGATTGGCCGCTTTTCTGGATTTTACCGCTCCGGCCATCTGAATGGCCCCGCCAAACAACAGCAATTTTTCGGTAAGCGTGGTCTTTCCCGCATCCGGGTGACTGATAATGCCAAATGTCCGGCGTTGTTTGATTTCTTTCTCAAGTGTCCTGCCCATATAATTCTTTTTTCCCCTGTTATCTCAAGACGTAAAAAAACGGGCGTAAGAACCGGCCCGTGTAACCTGACTATAATAAACAAAACATACCGGATTGTCCAGTTCTTACAAATATTTCGTTATGAAAATTCATTTTTTCAGTTTCATCCTGTCCGGATAACAGGCCTTCAACATAGTTGACAATACCGGGCAGCTATCTTATTAAAACGATGATTTTCTAATTCCAGGCAGCCGCTTTTCACAGGGTATCCGGTTTCAAGTGCCAGCTGCCGTGCATTTGACGTATTATCCAATTCGGAGTCTTCGTGCCCGATCAGAAAGGAGAAATCTTTTGGTAAAATTAGAAACCAGCATGGGTGACATTGTGATAGAACTTTATGAGGACAAAGCGCCCAAAACCGTAGCCAATTTTCTGAACTACGTGAAAGAAGGCCACTATGACGGCACCATCTTTCATCGGGTTATCAACGGCTTCATGATCCAGGGAGGCGGTCTTACCAGTGACATGAAGGAAAAATCCCACGGGGAACCCATTGAAAACGAAGCCGACAACGGGCTTAAAAATGAAGCCTACACCGTTGCCATGGCCCGCACCATGATTCCCCACAGTGCCACCGCCCAGTTTTTCATCAACGTAAAAAGCAATACGTTCCTGGATCACACCGCCAAAACCGATCAGGGGTGGGGTTATGCGGTTTTTGGAAAGGTGGTCAAGGGCCATGGTATCGTCAACAAGATCAAGGCCGTTCCCACCGGAAAATCCGGTATGCACGACGATGTGCCCAAGGAACCTGTGACGATCATCAAGGCCGAAGTGGTAGAAGAATAAACATATGGGCTGACGGGGTCAATGCAACGTGCCCCCGTCAGCCATCCAGGCTATTGAAAAAAACTGATTCTCTGGTAGTTGAAGAACCAACGGAATTTTTTTATGATATCGATATTCATTGAAGAACATCCCGATTTTTAAACGCCCTTTACGTCACACCTGAAGACCGCCTGAATCGAAAGCAATTAAGCACATACGCACGGTTCAATCCGAATATCAAAAGCTTTATTGTTAAATGATTATATGTTAACAGACAATATGATATTGCAGGGCCATCCGCAGAAATTGAAAAAAATAGCCATTTCCGGATGGTCGCTCATTATGATGGACACACTGTGGCAGAAAATTTATCGTTTTTAAAACGATTTATATATAACCAGCAGAGGAATTATCCCATGAGTAACGATTCAAAAAAAATTATTTATTCAATGATAAACGTCAGCAAGTTTTACCAGAGCAAACCCGTATTAAAAGATATATCCCTTTCCTTTTTTTATGGTGCCAAGATCGGTGTCCTTGGGCTGAACGGTTCGGGGAAAAGTTCCCTTTTGCGCATTATGGCAGGTGTCGACCCGGAATATAACGGGGAAGTTATCCTGTCGCAGGGATACTCCATCGGATTTCTCGAACAGGAGCCTGCCCTTGATGCAGATAAAACGGTCAAAGCGGTTGTTCAGGAGGGCCTGCAGGCAATAGTTGATCTTGTTGCCGAATACAACGAAATCAGTGAAAAATTTGCCGAGCCCATGTCCGATGAAAAAATGGACCAACTGATTGAGCGTCAGGGCAAATTACAGGAAAAAATCGATCATCTGGATGCCTGGGACATTGATTCACGACTGGAAATGGCCATGGATGCACTGCGCTGTCCTCCGGGAGACACGCCCATCCGCGTTCTTTCCGGTGGCGAAAAACGACGTGTGGCACTTTGCAGGCTGTTGTTGCAGAAACCGGAGATTCTGCTCCTGGATGAACCGACAAATCATCTGGATGCTGAATCTGTCGCATGGCTTGAACATCATCTTCAGGCGTATGAAGGCACAGTGATTGCCGTAACGCACGATCGGTATTTCCTGGACAACCTGGCGGGCTGGATTTTAGAACTCCATAAAGGCGAAGGCATCCCGTGGAAAGGAAATTATTCTTCCTGGCTTGAACAGAAACAGACGCGGCTTAAACAGGAGGAGAAAAAAGAGACCGAGCGGCAAAGAACCCTGCAGCGGGAATTGGAATGGATACGCATGTCCCCTAAAGGCCGCCAGACAAAAGCAAAAGCGCGTATCAATGCATACGAATCGCTCCTGGACCAGAATGCTGAAAAACAGGAAACAGAGCTTGAAATCTATATCCCGCCCGGACCCCGACTCGGAAAAATTGTCATCGAAGCGGAAAATGTGAGCAAAGCCTTTGGCGACCGGCTCCTGTTTGAAGGCATGTCGTTTGCCCTGCCCGCAGGCGGTATTGTGGGGATCATCGGACCGAATGGCGCGGGCAAAACCACGCTTTTCAAGCTGATAACCGGCCTGGAAAAACCCGATTCCGGCAGCATTAAAATCGGAGATACGGTCAAACTCGCTTATGTGGATCAGGAACGCGATACCCTTGAGCCTGAAAAGACCATATGGGAGGTAATTTCCGGCGGCAAAGACATAATGGAGTTAGGAAAACGGGAAGTAAATTCACGCGCCTATGTGGCCCGGTTTAATTTCCCCGGATCCAGTCAGCAGAAAAAGACAGGGATACTTTCAGGCGGCGAGCGCAATCGCGTCCATCTTGCCTGCATTCTCAAGCAGGGCGCCAATGTGCTGCTTCTGGATGAGCCTACCAATGATCTGGATGTCAATACCATGCGTGCCCTGGAAGAAGCCCTTGAGAATTTTTGCGGCTGCGCGGTAGTGATCAGTCACGATCGATGGTTTCTCGACCGCATCGCCACCCATATTCTTGCGTTTGAAGGAGACGGTACCGTCAACTGGTTTGAAGGCAATTATTCAGACTATGAGGCAGACAGAAAAAAACGACTCGGCAAAGCCGCCGATCAGCCCCACCGGATCAAATACAGGCAACTGACCCGAGGATAAAGCCGGGGGTAAAAAGCGCGCAACCCTCCGCAGGGGCGGGCCCCCGTGCCCGCCCTTTT
This genomic window contains:
- a CDS encoding translation initiation factor Sui1, yielding MATEKDNNSRLVYSTGNGRICPGCGMPVAGCVCRRKNKAPGPKGDGIVRIGRETKGRKGKGVTTITGIPLPHDGLLKLAKQLKQKCGTGGTVKDGVIEIQGDHRSMLIEELTRQGYTVKQSGG
- a CDS encoding peptidylprolyl isomerase; this encodes MVKLETSMGDIVIELYEDKAPKTVANFLNYVKEGHYDGTIFHRVINGFMIQGGGLTSDMKEKSHGEPIENEADNGLKNEAYTVAMARTMIPHSATAQFFINVKSNTFLDHTAKTDQGWGYAVFGKVVKGHGIVNKIKAVPTGKSGMHDDVPKEPVTIIKAEVVEE
- a CDS encoding peptide chain release factor 3 codes for the protein MGRTLEKEIKQRRTFGIISHPDAGKTTLTEKLLLFGGAIQMAGAVKSRKAANHAVSDWMSIEKERGISVTTSVMKFNYRDFDINLLDTPGHQDFSEDTYRVLTAVDSALMVIDCAKGVEAQTEKLMEVCRMRNTPVITFINKLDREGTDPMDILADIEEKLQIECSPLSWPIGMGKSFKGVYNIYRSQLHLFTPGQDTRTQDGIVVSDLSDPVLDELLGRQANTLREDIELLEGASNPFDYNEYLKANQTPVFFGSAINNFGVRELLDSFVELAPAPGPRATVTRLVFPEEETFSGFTFKIQANMNPAHRDRIAFFRICSGKFTRGMKVIHHRLGKEIALANATIFMAQDRKNVEEAYPGDIIGIHNHGTIKIGDTFTDKEPLKFTGIPNFAPEHFRRVLLKNPLKGKQLNKGLVQMAEEGAVQMFRPVSDSSYILGAVGQLQFEVTMARLKAEYGVDAVYEVVDYATARWITCDDRKKLDEFKDQNQTNLALDAEGHLAFLATSEWRLSHAMELFPDIVFHKTREYS
- the ettA gene encoding energy-dependent translational throttle protein EttA; the encoded protein is MSNDSKKIIYSMINVSKFYQSKPVLKDISLSFFYGAKIGVLGLNGSGKSSLLRIMAGVDPEYNGEVILSQGYSIGFLEQEPALDADKTVKAVVQEGLQAIVDLVAEYNEISEKFAEPMSDEKMDQLIERQGKLQEKIDHLDAWDIDSRLEMAMDALRCPPGDTPIRVLSGGEKRRVALCRLLLQKPEILLLDEPTNHLDAESVAWLEHHLQAYEGTVIAVTHDRYFLDNLAGWILELHKGEGIPWKGNYSSWLEQKQTRLKQEEKKETERQRTLQRELEWIRMSPKGRQTKAKARINAYESLLDQNAEKQETELEIYIPPGPRLGKIVIEAENVSKAFGDRLLFEGMSFALPAGGIVGIIGPNGAGKTTLFKLITGLEKPDSGSIKIGDTVKLAYVDQERDTLEPEKTIWEVISGGKDIMELGKREVNSRAYVARFNFPGSSQQKKTGILSGGERNRVHLACILKQGANVLLLDEPTNDLDVNTMRALEEALENFCGCAVVISHDRWFLDRIATHILAFEGDGTVNWFEGNYSDYEADRKKRLGKAADQPHRIKYRQLTRG